Part of the Paenibacillus kyungheensis genome, GACGTTCGAACCGAATCGCGTATGCTTATTTTACGTACCAACGGGATAAAGTCTTAACTGAAGTAGCGGAGAAACGTCTGCAATCGATCAAAGAATTCACAGAACTGGGTTCAGGCTTCAAAATTGCGATGCGTGATTTATCGATTCGTGGAGCAGGTAATCTTCTAGGGGCTGAACAATCAGGCTTTATCGCTTCGGTCGGGTTCGACCTGTATTCACAAATGCTAGCTGAAGAAATTCAGAAACGTAAAGTGACAATGCTAGGCGAAGAAGATACCAAAGCGAACGATTGGAATACTGTTATTGATCTGTCTATTGACGCGTATCTACCAGCTGATTATATTTATGACAGTATCCAAAAAATAGAAATTTACAAAAAAGTTGCTGTATTGTCTGCTTTTGATGATATTAGCGAGCTTGAAGATGAACTGTTAGATCGTTTTGGCGAATTGCCTGAAGCGGTATTACAGTTGTTACAAGTGGCAAGACTCAAGCTGTACGGCAAACGCTACGGTATCGAAAATATTTCGCGCCGCGGAGACGATGTGTTGCTGAAGTTCCATACAGGGCAAGAAAAAGCGTTCAATTTGAGCAAACTGTCCCAAGTTGGCAATCGCTTCGAAAGACGTGTACAATTTAATCAGGGTTCCAATATGGTTATTCAAGTCAAAGGTAAAGGACTAACGGATGGCGAGCTGCTTGAACTGCTTTGCCAATTCCTCGAGGCTATCATGGAATCATTCAAACTAAAGGGGGAACTACAGGATGTGGCCAATTAAAAAAGCTGCGCGGAAAACGACGATGTTAGCAGTAGTTGCTATTCTGTGCATCAGTCTGTTAGCAGCTTGTAACAAAGGAACAACCGCGGAAACAAAGAATGATGAAACGAAAGATACAAGTCCGGTGGTTGCCGAGTATAAAGGCGGTACAATCACTGAAAATGAATTTAATCATGAAGTAAGTATGATGAAATTCTTCTCTCCTCAATATGCTCAAATGTTTGATATGGACGAATATAAAGAAATTTTGCTAGAGCAAGAGATAGCTTACAAATCTCTTGATGACAGTGCAAGCGAAGCAGCAAAAACTGCCGGTGCTAAACAAGGTGAAGAACAACTAGCTCAATTCAAAACAAGTGTAGATCCTGAACAACTAGCTACTATGCTCAAAGAAGCTAATTTGACAGAGCAAGATGTTAAAGACTATATGACACGTGTATTGACTGCTTCTGAAGTAATGAAAGAAAAAGTTACAGATGCAGATGTAGAGAAATACTACAATGACAACAAAAAAGATTACACAACAGCTTCTGTACGTCACGTATTGATCGGACTACAAACTGCTGATGGTAAAACTCGTACAGATGCTCAAGCATTGAAAATAGCTAAAGAAGTGAAAGCTAAATTAGATGGCGGAGCAGACTTTGCAACAATCGCTAAAAAATATTCTGATGATGCAGGTTCTAAAGACAAAGGTGGTCTTTACGAAAATGAGAAAGTCGGAAATTGGGTTGAAGGCTTCAAAAATGCAGTATTGGAACAAAAAATCGGTGTGATCGGTGATCCAGTGAAAACAGATTACGGTTACCATGTTATTAAAGTAGAAGCTCGTACAGAAAAAGCATTTGCTGATCTAACGGCTGAAGAAAAAGAAACAATCAAATCTCAAATTGCTTCTCAAAAATTCAGCGAATATATGTCTAAAGAAGTACCAGGTATGATTACGAAGAAAAATTTACCTAAATCTGAAACAGCTCCAGCTGCTACAGCGCCGACAGAAGGTACAACGGCTCCAACAGCGCCAGCTACAGAGGGAACAACAGCTCCAACAACAACTGCACCTGCAACAGAAGGTACTTCTACAGAAGCACCAGCAGAGAGCAGTAAATAATATTTGATGACTGATTGGCTTCTATAGCAAAAAGTAGATTGAATGGGTAAAACAAATAGCGCGGAGTCTCCGCGCTATTTTTGTGTAATTTATTCCGAAAAAAGAATGCCACTACTGGCTAGAAAGGAGCACCGTGCATATGAAAGAATCCTCTCCATCTTCACGTATGCTTAAAGGAGCATTTATATTAGCATTGGCAGCTGTGTTATCTAAATTAATCGGTACGATCCAAAAAATACCGTTGCAGAATATCGGAGGAGATGGAGTATTCGGTATTTATAATGCGGTGTATCCTTTTTATACGCTAGTTCTTCTTGTCGCTACCGCTGGATTTCCAGCAGCTGTTTCCAAATTTGTAGCTGAACGGATCGCAGCAGGTAATGAAGAAGGAGCAAGGCGTGTTTTAACAATCTCATCTGTGATGTTGATTGTTCTAGGCGTGGTAGGCGGCATTCTGATGTACATAGGAGCACCTTTACTGGCAGACTGGATCGATAATCGTCATACGGAAGCCGCTATACGTAGTTCAGCGCTAGCTTTGCCGTTAGTGCCGATTATGGCGGGGCTACGGGGATATTTTCAGGGAATGCATAATATGATCCCTACAGCAGTCTCTCAGGTCGCTGAGCAGACCATTCGTGTAGCTGCAATGGTTATTTTACTGCTGATGTTAGACCGCAATGGAGCCGCAGATGATTGGATTGCGGCGGGTGCTACATTTGGTTCTGCTGCAGGTGGAGCTGCTGGTTTATTGGTGATGTTGATCTACTGGTGGATTTATCGTCAAAAATCAGCGGTGAGGTTATCGCCATCTTCGATACCAAATAGTGTTCACGAGCCTGTATTTCCGTTGCTCAAAGCATTATCGCTCTATGCACTACCGATCTGCTTGGGATCATTATCGGCGCCTTTAATTAGTCTAGTAGATACATTTACG contains:
- a CDS encoding peptidylprolyl isomerase, with protein sequence MWPIKKAARKTTMLAVVAILCISLLAACNKGTTAETKNDETKDTSPVVAEYKGGTITENEFNHEVSMMKFFSPQYAQMFDMDEYKEILLEQEIAYKSLDDSASEAAKTAGAKQGEEQLAQFKTSVDPEQLATMLKEANLTEQDVKDYMTRVLTASEVMKEKVTDADVEKYYNDNKKDYTTASVRHVLIGLQTADGKTRTDAQALKIAKEVKAKLDGGADFATIAKKYSDDAGSKDKGGLYENEKVGNWVEGFKNAVLEQKIGVIGDPVKTDYGYHVIKVEARTEKAFADLTAEEKETIKSQIASQKFSEYMSKEVPGMITKKNLPKSETAPAATAPTEGTTAPTAPATEGTTAPTTTAPATEGTSTEAPAESSK